The region ATAACCTGAAACACAGACAGCAagttacaagagaaaaaaaccactatCTGTAACCTTAAGAATAGTAGGAAACaactaaagaacaaaaaagcccCTACAGCTTCATTAAGTAGATTAAAGTTGAACTGCAAAAATTATACTTATAAAAAATGTACTTCAAAATACTCGGGttcatgtatttaaaagatgtctCTCAATAATCAAATACGGACATCTCATTGGGCTTGAGGCATTTTTGCAGAGCTGACTACTAGCACGAGTAGAAGTGAATGCCTCAAACTCAACACAATGTTCTAAGTCTTGTTTTTCTGCAGGGTCCAGGGCCTTTAGCAGTATGTGGTTCAGAAGACACAAGgattatgccttttttttttggggggagggggtgtctgtaaaaaaaaccaaacactcaAACCTCATCAAATGTGATATACAAGTCTCCTAAACATTCTACTATatgcaacaacagaaaaaaaacttgcacACGTACCCATTTTTTTGTAGTACTCCTCCCAGGCCTTGGTATAGTCAACTTGCCCTGTTGGTGCTGGATTTGGCTGATCTCCtgaattacattaaaaatagtcAAAACAGAACTCCTGGGGTTTGTTTCACACTCATAAACATTTACAAATACTCAAATGAATTTTTTAGTAACAATCCCAAATAAGATTACTCAAATCTGACACTATAAACCTACGTGGTACCAGCTACTACAAATAGAAACTATTAGTAAAAGACACCACAAAGAAGCCTTCAGCATGTTTGTAAGATTCAGGAAACACAAACCACTCACAGTACAAAATAGTACCTAAACTGTAAGTGGTAAGCCTCACTTAGGCACAGAAATTATACTAATATGACTAAATACTACAACTGTAATTGTTCCAGAACCACTGGAAGTGATGCAATTGTGTAAGCAAATCACAACCAACAATTTGGCTGCTTACATTTTTACTTATGACTGACTGCACATTATGTAGACCTTAATTAAAGTCTGCCCAAGTTGCTGCAAAATTCTGTTGTTCATATATATTACATTACCCTTATAACTGCTAGAATTGAAAAAAAGGAACGTTAAGACTGCAAGCAATAGTTTTTAAGAAAACCAGCTACCTTACAATAAATTTATCCAATATTATGgatacagcaataaaaaaaaaatggggcaCCTAGGGCCCAACAATGAAGCATTAAGACATTTTACTAAACAACTACCTTGTCCATTAGTTTGGGTTGTAGCTGGTCCACCaggaggggctgcaggtggtggctgtgcttgctgctgataATAGTGAGCATAATAAGCTGCCCACGCCGCTGAATTGGGATCGGTTCCTGGCTTACCTATGAAAACAAACCGTAAGCATTTATAAAAAGCAATACGAACAGAATGCAGTCCTAAATTAATCCTGTCCTAAGCGCTCATTTTCCTCCAAGGAAAAACTATGCAAACCAAACAACTGTGTACATCCTATCCTgcaattatcttttctttcttgcactAACTTTCTACCAGGTTTCAGACAACGGTACTGTACAAACTATACTTTTATAGGACTGAGGAGATAAAACCATTCTAGAATCCTTACTACAATgccatttattaatttttacatgtgataaaacagattttcaagtTTAAATGAACAGTCATGTTACTAAGCAGTAGCAACAGTGAATCATTCTAGCACCAAACAGTTTCAGTGGTTTTACTTTTGTTATAACCTCACACTAAGGACACTGGCACAGGCGGAGGCGGCACGccaaaaacatatttctgaaacagaaaaatacaaatcttaCTATGCATTCGCAATGCTTGTCAGTTAAAACTTtaagtaacagaaaaatacagaaacacatGGTATTTTAAGAACCTGAATCCCATACATGGCTATAAAGCATCACTGTTTACTTACAGCTTTTTAGTATAATAATAGCAACATTTGCATCTTCTGCAGCTATCTCCATGCTTCCCTTATTTTTAACTACATCTAGGCAGGCTGATGCTTCCTACAGCcttatttctcagttttttaCATACATCCTTTAGTAGGAATAGCTTATTCTTGCTGACTAAGACTAATTGCATTATTAGAGAACATCATTCCACAAAACCTGCAAATCTACTATTAGAGAACATAAAGTTCTGTAACAACCAACATCCCTTAATATCATTTGCATCCTTAAAGGATAAAAATACCTGCAAATAAATTCAGCCAACCGAGGAGAGAACTGCACAGAAGAACATAAACACAACTGATActttagatattttaaatgagaactgAAGTATACTTGCCCCAAACACAAAATAGGTAAGGCAGTGAGACTACcggaagagaaagaaatcccCTGAAAAAGGGTATTCAGGGACAAGAAATCCACAACACAAGTTTCTTGCAGTACTTCATTTAGCATTAAAGTCAGATGTAACCACTTAAAATGCACACAGTAGAATGAGCATACAGAAAACAAGGTCAACACGCTGCTTCCTTTTTAAGTTACACCACTTCCATCAACAATACTGATTTAAACTAACGTACTATATTCTAAGGTTACCTGCAAATAGCAAATAAGCCATTGCTCGgtccccccctccatccccttaGTAGCTACTTCTCTAGAATTGAAGAACACAGAGCGGGATTCATTAAATTTCCAAAGATATCTGACTGCAGTAACTAGCTCCACTTTCAGGTGACAAGAGGCAAGCATGGTTCTGGAGAAagcacctctgaaaaaaatactaaaataaccCATTTGTTACACTGAAATGAGAAACTAAGTAGAAAACTGTACAAAACTCATCCAAATAAATGCTAGACGAAAGAAACACCAACTTCAACCACACACAGGAAAACTTCGTTTATTAAGAGAAGTATTTATCAAAAAATGGTTATAAAAATCATCATCAGGATGACATCAAGTTGAgtatttgccatttttattaCAGATCTTTACGTAGATAAATTACTTTATAAAAAACGAAAAGGTGGTATGCAAAAGGCTGTAACATTTTGGCAGTGATTCTGGAATAAATGACACTTTTGGTATGCTGAGACTTCAAGTCACTTTGAATCATTCTACTTTTAAATaacaggcattttaaaatactaaactGAATGCATGCAGAGCTACCTTTTATTAATTCTGGAACCTGAAACCAGAGATGGTTCTTTGCCAAGAAAGGCTTTATAAAAGACTTGAACATGAACAGAACTCTCTGTAGATTGCAACATCCTTCAAAGCCCTCCCCTTTTTCAGTAAAGGAACTTCTGTCAGGAACAGTGGCTATCAGAAGATATTTATTCCATTTAGAACAAAAAGTAAAACTCAGATATTTTGGCTGAAGTTCTGACGAAGCCTACCTCAAACAAATGAGGTATACGTGACTTAAGTATCTAGCCTTACCATGCCTTCTGTGATTGCAGTTCGGTTTCCCCATATGCTCTAGTCCAACCAAAGGATGTAActtaaagaaaagcaggataCTAAAACTTCGGGAAGTTGTAATTAAGTAAAAACTCCCGGTCTTGACAAAGATAAAccagaaatggaagaaacagaTTCTACAAAGATgggtttcagaagaaaatacagaattgtTATAAGCAGAAGCTCAAAATACACAATCCTAACTAGTTTAACTGTATTAACAGCAGTCCAAAAGAAGTTTTATCCCTCAAAAAGGACtaacaaaatacatttgtacTGGACTCCGAGAAGCAACCCTCATCTAGGTCAACAAAAGCTAGAAACGTATAATATAGCATTAAATGTGCAAAGTCAGGGTCAGTGTGATGAGAAGTGCCGTTTAAAATCAAATACAGAATCATTGGctagcagagaaagaaaaacacatcctCAAAGAACTCCATGTAAAAACACCCattgtaagaaaaacaaactgatttGCACAAAATCAGTTAACCAAAAGTCTTGCAACAAAAGCATAATATTGGAATGCAATATCAGTAATGTTTAGTAAGGAAGCCTATTCCAACTGTAATAATTGAATTCCAACATCTTACAACAAACATGTAGGAAGCAGAAGACATACACGAACTGACAATCAGTAAAGAAAGACTGAATAGGAGCTTTGAGATATTCCAGTGCAACACAAACAAACTGTGAAATGCGTATACTCGTAAGGACAAAATGGATGTACTGAGGTATATCCGCACTACTGCACAACTGTGACATTTCTTACCTGGATCTGGTGGATTTGGTGGCTGCCAGTGTGGATAAGCATTTCCCCATCCTTGTGGAGCATACGGAGCTGGAGGACCACTATAAAAGATCAAGTCATACACATATAGTGAAAGCCAGTCCCAAGGACACCctataaaaaaagaagctaGCTGAAACTGTACTTACTGAGGTGCAGGGCCAGGAGGCCCTGGATTATAAGGAGCTGGGTTATATGGTCCCATGGGAGCACCAGGACCTGGTGGCCCAGGAGGTCCATGTGGGCCAGGAACAACACCATGAGGTCCATGGGGAACAGGTGGGCCCAATGGATTTACTGGACCCTGTAACAAAAGTAACACACAGATGAAAATCAACCTTGATGTTCCCAATTTTTCAGCAATTTAGAAGCACAAATCTGAACACCAAGAACAGAATCTAAAAGGTTTGATTGTTAAAGACATTTCCCTGGAGAAAAcgcctttttttaaaatcagggTTATGCCTAATTAAGGAAGAAGGTTGAAAGCAGCCATGGCAGAAATCGCAAACaaaaaactgcatttatttcagctcttccttgaggaaatgaagaattttacAAACAAACATGGATTTTCCCACAAATtgtaccaaaaaaacccagaaaccaaAACAGACTACCAGTACTTTAATATAAACTGATACATGTAAATCTGGCTAATCTTCCTAATTAAATCCGTAAGATCACATAAAAATACAGGCAGTAAATTTGATCACATTCATACACATGCAAACAAAAGTGCCGTGAAAATGAAGACTGTGAACTCAGACTAAAACTCTACCTGAACATactgagactgaaaaaataaacacagcttagcagctttaaaaatatcaagGATGTGTTCGAAGTCGTCAGATTTTTCACTGTGCACAAAGTGGGCATCTTCAAGAACACATCATTAAGAAATACACTATGTTACACTGAAGAAAGCAACTGTTTCCGTTTTaagtttttgcttctttttgtgcATCAAgtgtcatttattttctgattaagTAATTTGTaagggaaatggaagaaaaacattcacaaaGGAGACTAATTTCCTATTCTGCTTATATAAAATAGTAAATCAAAATAGTCATACACTTACTCCAATCTTTTCTTCTATAAGTTGTCGTGCATAATCTATTTGCTGGGGTGTTCCACGAATAGTAAACATCTTCATGTTCGGATCTGCATTAGGTGGAGGATTTCTTTGAAGTTCTATTCTAGCACCAGACTGCTGGCTTATGCTTTTAATTGTTTCACCACCTACAACGCAACACACAGTTTTTATGATGTGCACCGAAGTGAAAATACTAAGACTCAAATCAGAGAAAATCAACTGCAAGACAATTAAAGATAGAGAAGTGAAAAGGCATCTACTTTTATGATCCATACAAGAACATTCTTAGAACAATTTTAAAAGCCTCTTGGTGTAGCACAGAGTTCTGATTACAACAAACTTGtaaaaataagttgttttttaaagaatacaATATTGTTACTCAGAAAGAGCAGCAAGGAATTTCTACCACCTATTTTTCCATTCATGTAAAGATATAAGATCAGACGTGAACCCGTTCTCAGTAAATACAAACTTAAGTAAATACAAGAACACTAGGCCAACGAAGCAGTGTCAACACAAGTTAATTACAAGATATACCATTGAAAATCAGTCAATATAACTCAGTGCttactgctttaaaacaaactggTTAGATAAACTGGTTGTTTCTTGACTTTAAACTACTGGGGTATGTGTTTTGGTGAGGAAAACCTTAAAGAATATTAGGTGTGGTTTGATTTAGCAGTATTATGTTCCTCCACCCTACAAGaaactatttacaaaggctCCTCTTGTGACATCTCCCAAGTATGGCTATTTGTAcaagcagaaaagctgagagtTTAAGTACATATAGATACACATATAGATAAGATATATTGCCTTTGCCAATGATTAATCCAGTTTTGCCAGTGGGAACAATAAAATTGAACTCCTGTAATCCACCAGGAGGCCCCATGTTCCAGTTGCCTTGGCCTCTACCCCTTCCTCGACCACCAGGTCCTGGTCCTCCAGGGTTACCagcctaaaaagaaaaagcatcaaatGAGCACACGCAAACAAATTATGCCAACTGGTTACATCAAATaatttgcttaagaaaaaagCTGATTTACCACTTGGGTAGTTTTGATAGTTAAAGTAGTATCTTTTCCAGAAGACctaaactacattttaaaagatgttctGTACAATTCTGCGTATGAATGATGAAGAAAAGGatacagaagaaagcagaaagtttgATGTGTACAAAGATACAATTTGCCTTCTGTAAATGCAGCAGTGGTGCTCTCCTCTCACATTAAGCATTTAAACATCCATTACTTGCAAAACCATaactgtaaaagcaaacatCCATAGTCCATACCACATGGCAcccttaaattatttttgtcacttACACGCtactttttaaaacttctaATTCTTTACAAAGGCCCGACAGGAGATTTTAAATGGTAAACAACATAGGATCCAACCTGAACACTTCGAAGGAGATCTGTAATAATTTCTGCAGCGTGCTGACATCTGTCAGGAGGCCCTGTGATTTGGGCTATTCTATCAGGAGTTGTTCCATCatctggaataaaaatgaaCTACTCCAGTATATGTAATGCAGCAAATTCACACTCTCTTTACAGAAACTTATGGACATATTACCAACCTGGCTTAAATTGGATCCTAACACCGGCATCATTCTGTATCTTTTTTATcatctctccatttcttccaaTTACAATACCTACGGCAAATCGCGGTATTGGAAccttagaagagaaaaaaaaattcaagatgTCAATAATGCAAAAATTTTACCAAATTCACACAATTAAAGGGTCACATATCAGAAAATTAAACCAGGGCCAGCCTTACGCCACTTAGGACTTCTGAAATTTTTTATATCAAGTCACAAGTCTAGCATATACTGGATGAAAGCACCAGGAGATTCTATGCACTACAGGTTCTTTTGGTGGCAGCAATTTCAGCAGATACTATTTTTCTCACAAGCAAAGAACAGAGGTTGTAATGGGCCTAAAATGCAGATTCTAGCAGATGAGCCTCACCTCTGATGAGCAGTTATGAGCTCATGACTTGCATAATACGTAAACATTCTTCTGTAAAGGCCAAACCCAAATTCCCATAATGGCATCATATCTTAACCATATTtgattatttaataaaaaactcCAGCTAGCTGAAACAGTTCAGAACTGCCGGCAATGTGAAGGCTGCACACCACTTAAAGTCATCACTGCAGCAAGAGTCAAGCAATACTTACACCACAACCACTTTTGGAACCTGGTTAAGAACTTTCAGTGATATTACCCAGCTTAACATTATAATATTAACATCTCAAAATATAGTGAACAAGTTTTTCAACCATGCTTACGTCTATCCCTTCATTTCCTCCTATTCTTGACCCATATTCGTTGCGCACCTCTCTAAAGCCACCTTGATCACGAATTAACTCCAGCACCATTTCCTTGGCTTGCTAGAAGAAGAATGAAAGTTCTGTTAGGTACTGTGTGAtcagaacagattttaaagtGCTTAGAATCCTGAAGGACTCCTTACTTGAACTTTATAAGGGTCTCCAGTTATCCTAAGGGGCTTGTCTGCACCAGTGTTCTGTGGACCATCTTGAATCATGACCATTTTGACACCTGCCCGCTCCTATTTGACAAAAGGGAGGTCAATACCCACTCAACTCCAGATTCGGTATCActcatttaaaagaacaaacataTATACCTGTAATTGTTTAATTGTCTCTCCACCTTTTCCAATAACTAATCCTGCTTTACTTGCTGGAATCATAATTTCTTGGACTGCATTTCCAGGTCCATCACCATGATGAAAGCCAGGTGCAGGTCTTCCCTTTTCAACTATCTGATCAAGTAATCTTTTTGCTGATCTGTGAAGGAATAGATGCATTCATAAATACACACCTACACCTATTCTGTTTGCAATTTCCCCCTGCGCCCCCCTTTGAAAAGTTTatgcagaagaaatacaatATTAAACATGTGAAACAAACTCAGTAAATCTGTAACAGTAACCTAAAAAACTTATTTCAAGATAACGTGGTAGACCTAAGGCCACCCCCAACATCAGAACACAAAAGGTAGTCCTTTCTCTTATGTGCATAAGTAAAAGTTATGTCCCCAAACATGACTATCGCCCCGGCATATAATTACATCAATCAAACCATATCAGAACAAAAGATGGAAAGTTTGTCCTTTAGAATATTAAAAAGGACACAAATCCATGTTAATTAGAAGATCGGAAATGATTACAATTTACCTTTTTtagtacatttaaaaaaaattattagacaaagctttttctggttttgcttaatTTCAGTAGTAATTTGGGTAACCTCTCATTTGACAGTAATTTCTCGTTAATCTACTATCAGCCATTTTTAAGGCAGATCTAATTTATGTTAAGTTTTATAAAAACGCATAATaacacagactgaaaaataaacctaGCTTTACCACCAAGCACTGTGATATCTACTGCTTGATTCAGCATGCGAAGTAAGGACATCTGTACTTGTAGCTGTTACGAGAATAGTGGACAAAACTGACCATCTATTCACCACACTAAGTCAATTGCCATCAGAATAAAATCATGATCACAGTGCTAACACTGTTTAAAAACGCTTCCCTCTAATACATGAGCAGAATAAACTATAACTAGAAAAGATTTCCCATAAAGCAATGACTTCATGAACAGCAGCTTGATTGGCTGCAATATAAGACAATGCCGTGCtactttcccaaaggaaaatatGTAGCTGCGGGCCTTACCTGCAAACATGAAGCAGGAGCAGCTAATGTGAATGAGGCAATACCAAGTATACCACTACACCAAAGAGCTTTCCTAGCAAAGCCAGGTAAGTCCATCTTTAAGCGGTTATATAATCTCCGGTTTTGAGTAATTGCTACTCTCACATATTACTgattttccacattttccctGTGATCTTCCAATTGTGGTTaaaaaagagtttctttttaatacacaTTTCCTTCTCAAGGTAAAATCAGTGCATCATTAGGTAAGTATTATCTGCTGAGATCTGTCTTAAAATtccaagtcttatgaggaatcTAACTGCAGGTTCTGGGCCTTTTTTCGTATGTATATAGTTAATTGTGAGACTGCCTCGtcaacagaggaaaaacataTCACAAACATACTACCTGATATTATATTTAGATCTAAAAAATGAAGTATAATGCACAGATATGAACACATGGATTTTGGTTTACTTACTGAACAGACTCTGGTGTTCCAGTTAGCATACATGATCTTTCAGGCAGGCCTCCACTATCTAAGgtcataaaataaaaccaatttagCTGCAGTATTAAGTCAAAAAGAGATTATAAAATTAAACATCATATAGAAACTACTGGAAATTCACTGCAGTAGAATAACCAGTGTACAACatgattttgcatttctttagaCAGTGATAACTGCAATTAgcacaaaacattaaaatatacCTTAAATGAAAGTTCAGGCAATTAGAAGAAACAATCAATCTTCTGAACCTTCTACCACGCCCCGCCCCCCaataaggaaacaaataaaaaactcCACAAATAGTTACCAGGTGCAATCTGTATTTTACAGCCAGACTCTTGCTGAATGCGCGAGATCTGCTCTCCACCTCTGCCAATtacttggagaaagaaaatacacaaagatTATTTGTATTAACAGCATCTGCTAACATCCCTTACTATACTGCAACACCATATCCACACTACTTACTGA is a window of Cuculus canorus isolate bCucCan1 chromosome 8, bCucCan1.pri, whole genome shotgun sequence DNA encoding:
- the FUBP1 gene encoding far upstream element-binding protein 1 isoform X9, encoding MADYSTVPPPASGAPGGGGGGGGGVNDAFKDALQRARQIAAKIGGDAGTSMNSNDYGYGGQKRPLEDGDQPDAKKVAPQNDSFGNQLPPMHQQQRSVMTEEYKVPDGMVGFIIGRGGEQISRIQQESGCKIQIAPDSGGLPERSCMLTGTPESVQSAKRLLDQIVEKGRPAPGFHHGDGPGNAVQEIMIPASKAGLVIGKGGETIKQLQERAGVKMVMIQDGPQNTGADKPLRITGDPYKVQQAKEMVLELIRDQGGFREVPIPRFAVGIVIGRNGEMIKKIQNDAGVRIQFKPDDGTTPDRIAQITGPPDRCQHAAEIITDLLRSVQAGNPGGPGPGGRGRGRGQGNWNMGPPGGLQEFNFIVPTGKTGLIIGKGGETIKSISQQSGARIELQRNPPPNADPNMKMFTIRGTPQQIDYARQLIEEKIGGPVNPLGPPVPHGPHGVVPGPHGPPGPPGPGAPMGPYNPAPYNPGPPGPAPHGPPAPYAPQGWGNAYPHWQPPNPPDPGKPGTDPNSAAWAAYYAHYYQQQAQPPPAAPPGGPATTQTNGQGDQPNPAPTGQVDYTKAWEEYYKKMGQAVPAPAGAPPGGQPDYSAAWAEYYRQQAAYYAQTSPQGMPQHPPAPQCLPRPSTLGSAAKKQQTFNHH
- the FUBP1 gene encoding far upstream element-binding protein 1 isoform X8, whose translation is MADYSTVPPPASGAPGGGGGGGGGVNDAFKDALQRARQIAAKIGGDAGTSMNSNDYGYGGQKRPLEDGDQPDAKKVAPQNDSFGNQLPPMHQQQRSVMTEEYKVPDGMVGFIIGRGGEQISRIQQESGCKIQIAPDSGGLPERSCMLTGTPESVQSAKRLLDQIVEKGRPAPGFHHGDGPGNAVQEIMIPASKAGLVIGKGGETIKQLQERAGVKMVMIQDGPQNTGADKPLRITGDPYKVQQAKEMVLELIRDQGGFREVRNEYGSRIGGNEGIDVPIPRFAVGIVIGRNGEMIKKIQNDAGVRIQFKPDDGTTPDRIAQITGPPDRCQHAAEIITDLLRSVQAGNPGGPGPGGRGRGRGQGNWNMGPPGGLQEFNFIVPTGKTGLIIGKGGETIKSISQQSGARIELQRNPPPNADPNMKMFTIRGTPQQIDYARQLIEEKIGGPVNPLGPPVPHGPHGVVPGPHGPPGPPGPGAPMGPYNPAPYNPGPPGPAPHGPPAPYAPQGWGNAYPHWQPPNPPDPGKPGTDPNSAAWAAYYAHYYQQQAQPPPAAPPGGPATTQTNGQGDQPNPAPTGQVDYTKAWEEYYKKMGQAVPAPAGAPPGGQPDYSAAWAEYYRQQAAYYAQTSPQGMPQHPPAPQCRFDPASIELAL